CAATCACAcattaataaaatattgattatAATAATTCCAactaaaaatatgaaaattacaGAATTAACATATTTATTAGAACAAAATGTTTGCTCTAGAAATTTAGTTCCTTTTGTTGCCTGAGCTGGAACGATGCTCTCACAAAACCACGAAACAGAATTATATAGATCGGTATGCAAGAGACATATTCAGCAGTAGTCGATACCGTCAAGACTGCAATGCTGGAGCCTATTAGAAGTGAAATACAGTCATATTTGTCTGCACTAAAGTCTAATGTCAATCTTAGCCCCTGAAATCGCTAACAGTTAGTGAATTAAAATATTCAGGCCCCTAAGAGGAGGTGGCTACTCTCCAATTCTATTTCGTGTACTTTCTCCAGTTCACAAAGCAATAAGAACACTATCGCTAGTTCCTTTCTGTTAACTATTTTCTTAAACAAGTAGCAGTCTCGCGACACTGACACGAGCCATTTCTTCATTTATTACCAGAATGTACGTGGACTGTGCAGTTGTTTGATAACCGCTTTCAAGTGTATTAATCAGATCGTAGCCACCTCAACAGCTGGAAAAATTTAGGTGTTCTTATCGCAATATCATCTAAACTCTTCTCTTTTCCAGTATACAAACGCCACGCAAACGTAAACGGAACCAGACCAATATACGAATAAGTAAATTCCTCAACGATAAGTAAGCGTTGTTTGCCAAGTAGTATTTTTCGGCTTTTTGCTGAAAATTTCAAAAGTACATTTTCCACTGATACTATCACCGATATTATTGTCGAATAAGTTTTTGGCACAGCACCGTACGACGTTCTTGAATGCCTTtgattttgtaaaacaaattcTTGAAATATTTGACTATAATActataatatataatataatatataatatataattcCAATGTGTTTATATGTTTAAATATACTTGCTATAAAAAATAagtgcaaataaacaaatgacTCTTTCTTTTGAACGTTGAATTTATTCAGTTTAAACAGAGTTCTAgatcaaaacaaatgttaAATTTCGATCATATTTGGAGTATATTATGTGTTAAAAATTCTAATTGTGATCCTAGAATTCAGCATTCTGCCTTTTTGGTTTACAAGTAGAACCAAATTTAGTTACAAATTCTAAGTATACGCTTTGCTTGCACGTGGCCACACAAATTGGATTCCAATTATACAAGTaactaataaataaataaactataaTTGGCGATTATTGTAGTGAAGAAAAATACTACCATTCAAAACGGAGATATTATGAACTAAACGCTACTAAAATTGATTTTGGACAACTGAGTAAATATTGTTCTTAAATAAGATTAATGCCACTGATCAGAATTTACAACTTACATCGTTTATATAATCCAAAACGCATAAATATAGATCTTGGCTTTAAAGTCAGTGTTAaatcatttatcattattCATTCATTATTCACGGAGCAAGTTGATTGTACCATTAGAGCTTAATTTTCATGTAAAATTCCTACACTTCTACCCATGTGCGGGTAGTTTCGAAACGTTCGGTTCACACGTAAATGCAATCGATTCATAATTAGCTGCCTCAATCGACTTTTCTGAGCCCTTTTTGCGAGCGAATTCCGATAACTTCCTATTAAACACCTAATAAACACCTGCACGCGTACATTCCGCTCAGCAACACCCCGACCCGGTACAACATACTCTAACCTTCAAGCTCTCGACTGCTCTCCAAATCGTGCTGTGATAATTCTACACATGTTCATAAACGTGCTCGCGCTGCAATCCAATACGCCAATTTCGACTCACCAGACTATCCCGGTTGGATTTTAGGGTTGAAGGAGTGCCGGGACTCTGGGCCTCCTGGATTCGCGGCGTGTTTAAGTGTAGGTATCAATCGGAACGAGGCTTTCAATTTAATTACGATCCCGTACGAAAGAAGGACCAAAAGCCCGGCCCTTTGCGCTGGTCGGCGATTAGATTAGAGGGCCGGTCTCGGAATTGGCTTCGACACATAACGCCTCCAACGTTGCTGACGATAAAGGGGGCTGGctagatgatgatgatgatgatgatgatgatattaCCGAATCGCGGGCAACTCGCACTCAATTATTACCACCCGATCACGCAATCACGCTTCACGTCCAGAGCCAAGTCTCTGCAGGCCTTCTGACCCAACGGGCGTAAGAGGCGTAAACGTGGAGCTCAAAACGTACCGGAAAAGCACTCCAAAACCTCCACCTGGCAATGGAGTCTAGCTTGGGACGAGCGTCTTGGAAGATCGGATCCATCAACCATTGTCTTCTCGAAACGATTTCAAACCGCGAACGGCTCACGAAAAAGGCGGTGGCTAATTAAACGTCACTGCTAAATCGGCTAAAATCCGCACTGAAAGTCCTAAACTGGTagagcaaaagcgaaagaaaaacgaggaGATATAATGAAGGTTAGGCAAAAATGCAGGCACACACCGAATAAACTATTCCACAAACCCTCAACAGGGCCAACGTAACCAAACGGCTCTATATTGCTTAGAattagaaaaacaaataaaaatcgaatcaaaagcATATCCCATGGTGATATGATTGCGAAGCGAGCAGAAAAGGAAGCTGTATCGATGGAGTCTACGAGTTGCGGCTAGAGAAATGAGCTCAAAGGTAAACAAAAACGTACCATAAATCAACCGCTGAACCGCGCTTCGCCGGCCATAAAACAGTAAGCCTTTAGGGGATGAAATCGGTGGGTGGATGATAAACCTTTGAAAAGCCGATCTAcggttctcttttttctttcgtgaaGTGTGAAAAAACGCTCGCATGCAGTGAATTAAGACACCAATCGGGGATTGAGAGTTtagaaataatataaaaactAACTTCAATgctattgtaaaaaaatagtATTCGTTTAAAGTTCCTCTTTTTCACGACTATCCGAAAAGTTTGAAGTACATTTTTAGAAGCAAAATACATGTTGATAAGCTAAATTATTGTCGAGAAAAGGCAGCTAAGAGAAAAATATATCATAAAACAGAAGGAAGTGATTCTTATTTAGACATtagcaaaaaaatcataaaatattgcCTTTATGATGGCTGATATTTTTACAGCTTATCAGTGAGCACACGTTAAAAGAGCATAACTAAACTAAAAAATCATCCTTTTCTCGCTGTCTCGTAACATTTTAGAGCTTAAATTTGGGATAACTAAGGAATGTTACACACACGAGAACTGACACGCAAATATGAACGTAATATGcataactataaaaccttgaCTACTTCCTTTCCCGCCCGGGTGATTTGAGatcaatattcaaatgaaGTATAAACTCTAGTATATTTGCTTAAAACCCTCCAATTTCCTTGCACCCCGCCTCGTTTGCCACCGATCCGGCAATCAGCTCGACACCGGCGTTTAATTAGTCGCCATCCAGCTCCCCGACCCGCTACCATAAACGAAACCAAAGCGCGACCGGACCGGCGATTAGGATTGTCCGATTCCACGCGGCTAATAGAAATGTAACCGTTTAACCGCACGCCGCTTGATAAATCACTACCGGCGTGATGATAAATGGTGTggccttttattttcttcccatccGCGACCCTAGACACGCCTATTCGATTAAGAAAGCCCTCGATGGGCCTTCCCCACGGGATAACGGGTGGCTTATCGGGCCTCAAGCCTCGCGAACGATCGCATTTGAATGACAAAATTAACTGCCAGCCTCTGAAATGGGGGAagcgagagaacaaaaaaaaagctatatgATTCGACCAAAAACATCCACATATTAATGAGACTCGCATTAGCATACCGCGAGATGGAAGCCCGGGACGATTAAAGCGGTTCGCTCTTTGAGGGTGCAATCTGGGcatttttttggggggttgcCGGCTCTTCGCCACCGGCCGCCAATAGGTCGGTGATAAATCAAAAAATCGCCTTTCATACGCAAATCCACCGATCCGTTCCGTGGGGATATTGGTCGATAAGCGGGATTGACGAAAGCGTCTTCGCAGGagcgcacataaatcacacgcTCAATCTCAgcagcatacaaaaaaaaaaccctcccccaaGCCCGATGATGTGCGCCACACAAAAACGGCTTGGAATGTCAATATTATGACGCCCGCTGGGGCCAGTTTTGCCGGGTTAAATGATGCGCGTGGTCAGCGAAACCACCGCGCCATCGTTTCGCTTATGCAAATTGCGACCCAACGCGCGGTAAAGCGCGGGTTCACGCATCAAAACACGATTTGAGAGCCGCACGCGCGCGCCGTTTATGACCACGAAAAGCTGCTTAGCGGCGTGCTCCGGTGAATTCGAGGTCCAAAATGGCGGTGTTCCAGTGGCCGCGGTCATGGAAACCTTTCGCACGACCATCGCCAGTAATAAACGGACCCAAGCGCTACCGAAATTGCTCGCCTGCAGCCCAGTTGCTGCTCGATAATCGGATTACGATTCATAATTCATTAATTGaaggcagcagcagtaccagcgGCGGCAGCTTGCGCGCTCATTTACCGGCAAGCAGCTTACGGGTTTGGCGGGAAAACACGCACCGTGGGGCGTGTGGTGCGGAAAAGTTTCGCGCCAAAAATTTTACCGACCGCGTGCTGGTGGAGCAGGGCCAAAACTTTACCGATTGTGCATTCATTCGGGCAAATTTGTGAAATTTTGCCCCACCGTTACAGGTTCGTCTCGAGCGCCAACCTTCGGAGAGCCGTCGAATTACAGCGGCATAGTTGTTAGGGCAATATTTGACCCAACAGCGGTACGATGGTTAGACATTTTACGGATGGGGATAAATGAACTGCAGCATCAAGGCAGCTAAAAGATGCATTTGGGTTATTCAAACAAACGGCTAATGGGTGCGAACGGTACCAATGTAAAGCATATTGAGCTGGCGCGGATACAAATTTGCTTAAGGGGGTATGGTTATTTGCAAGTTTGAAAagaataatttgtttataattatgcaaatagtTTTTTGGTCTATTAATATATTCTGAAAAGtatttatcatttcatttgGTCATTGAGTTGTACGCGTTTGCAGCACGGCGTATATatcggtgaaaaacaaaattcaaaaattttaaacgacGTTTTTGCTGGCATTAGTAATAAAAATAGCAATTCATTACtataaaacacatttttttctgaaaaataaaacagtaaaaatagtttatttctaaaaaaaacccgcagaCTATTTTATGGTAAAATTTAGCTTTTCTTTATTAATATTCTCTTCAAGATCCTTTACGTTTTACGCCTCAATAGAAAAAAGTTTAACATCCATTATCGATTGCTGTTAATTAAGACTAATTAAACGTCcgttcgatttattttcatttccgatAGACCAAAGAGCTGAAATTATGCATCCTACAGGACACTACTTTTATTACACCTTACAATTACTTATTCTCTGTATTTGGGGAATTACAATTGGATTGATGCATATGAGCTTTTAAAATAACCCGAAGAATGTTGAATTTATGACAAAaagttttttgttccattcatACAACGTTCTATTAACACATAAATATACACATAAATTAACACAATTAATTTTATACttgttgtaataaaaaaaactacatcgtttttccttttgtggTTTTTAAAGCTAATACCTTTGAACTCAACGTTTTACTCGATGGCTCCGTTTATCAGTTGATTTcgtcttatttatttattttagtatGATAAGTTTGTAACAAGTGCCTTTGTTTTAAGTTATTCACTGCACAGCGCTTCAAAAACTGAAGCCCAAATACATCCAACTAAATTAGAACACCCCCTGAAGGACGACGACACCAGCACGCATTCCATCTGGCTTCAATGCACCGAATAACAGCGTTGAAAAGCGAACACTAATCCTTTCCACACGCCAACACCATTACCATAatgtttcatttatatttCGACCAGCGGTACATTTGCCTGCTTTCAATCCCCATCGAACGTCCAGAGCAGAGCTAATCAAGCGCGTTGCAGTGCTTGCTCAGGACATGCTGAACTTAAAATCGcactgaaaagaaaatcacgcgCTGGAATGGGTGAACGAAATTCAAAAGTTAATCCAGCGCTTTCAACGCACCGTTGGAAACTGTGGAAAATCACACGCGTGAAAATTCACGCCGAACCAACGCAACCCGGCCAATTCCGCCGGGCTGGCGTATCATAAATAGTAATTACCATAAACATGCAACATATGAGCGGCCATTAGTGGGCGTTTATGGATTCCGCATGCATTTCGTTTAGACACTACTCCAAAGTCATCATCTCATCTCCCGTCGATGGGAGGATGAGCTCAAAATGCAAGGGTTCAGAGCTATGCATTCGCATGATGCAGTACACGGGTGAAAATACATCTGTAAATGACTAGCTGCTGACCAGCTTGTAGGGTTTAAATTTCATGATACCAATGTGAAAGCAGCCATAAAGATACATCACCGGCAAGGATCAATTGGGTGCAAAGGTGCAGATGTTACAGTGATTTGGTCGGATGCTTGCACGAGATATAAATTACGAAACGTATCGTTACATGCGTTATGCGTTGCAAAGTTTCACAATTTACGAAAGAGAAGTCGTTAAtgctctgttaatgggttaggatccgacgcctctagaaggctacacaggcttTTCTTTCctagcggttgtagcgcctgataagtgaATAAGTAAGTAAGAAGTCGTTAATAGTTCATCCACCACAGTTCAAATATGAAAAACTCTAATACACTACACCTTTTGGATGCACTTTTATGGATGCGCATTAAACCTCTGTGCATTAAACCTAACATTGGGGGAAATCCAACCATTGCATTCCAGGTCATAATTCACTTATTGGTGGAGTATAATATTAACACCATATTGATGTACATTATAGAAACTTGTTCTTGATACTGTCAAAATAGAATTATTATCGtgcattaaaaaatattaaaaattctAGCCTGCGATAATTGTTAACAGTAATGTATTATATATCTGAGGAATGTAAAATGAATCGTTACATAGTGTTCACATTTTTTGTAATATGGCCTCGAAAGGGTTTTTACAGCCCCCCAAAATATACATTGTTTAACAAGCGATTGAGATGAGATTACATGAATAAAAGTATATACAGCATATTAAGTAATGTAGATAAGCTACTAgtatttattaaaaattaaaatctgcTACGGTGCTCCTCGTTGTATCTGTGATGCAGCTTATAATTTAATATTAGTAGAGGATGGCTAAACACGTTTTCGCTAAATTAGAAATATGTGAGTGTAGAAGGGTGTTGTGATTAAGACTTAAATGTTTCTTGCAACATATGCATTTTTATATAACTAAATTTGTACCAATTATATTCATCAATCTAACGAACGatttaaatgataaaaatttaattaaaattactACCTAAAATCTGTTTTGGACGGACCGTTATATACCATTTGAACTTATTTTCGGGAAAATATGatgcattaaattttaattgcacAAATCATATGACAAATGTTTTTAAGGATATAACATATAGGTCGAGTAATCTcatcaaatttttattttgttataaaaattgaaattgattcaaCGCGTTTATATACTACATCTCTCTTCCAGTGATTAAAAACGCATTTGTAAGTCAATCGCACTTTACGGAACGTTGCAAAGAGACCTGATTCTGAGCCAGCACCTGCCGCACGTTAATATTGATGCGACTGCGCTCAATATACTCCTCCAACAGCTTCCACGACACGTTAGTTTGAACACCATATGGTTGGTTGTTGGCAGCAACATCACTCTGCGCCAGGCTTCCTGCATTTTCTGACTTTTCCCATCGCTCGTTCCCACAATCTATTCCCACTGATCTGAGATCTGAGAGCGTACATATACGCGGAACCGCATGGTAGCAATGCCTGCTGGCACCGGTCATAACGACTATGTCCCCGCTACGCAACAAAATGGCATCTGGCTGCTCGAGACGGTCGGTGCCACCGATTAGAAAAATGGCGGGCTGGCCAAAGCTGCGGAAGTGATTCGGTTTAAAACTGTTTTCGATATGCTAGTATTCGTACCTGAGTGAAAACAGCGGCGCGGACAGGTCGTCCTCTGAATGATCCGTGTGACCGGCAAGGGTGGAACCGACAGGATAAAAGTTGACAATGGCCGCTTCCGGCGAGAACAGAGCGTACCCAATCGTGGCGGCGATGAACCGTACCATCTGAGCTAGATCGGGAGgaaattcttcttttttcgcttcatcgtACACCTTATTCGTCCAATCGTACTGATATCCCAACGTGGTCCACCGTAGCGTTTTGGCAAAGCTGCGTCGTTCCGAGGTATCGCTGAAGCTTTGTAGTATTTCCCACCAGCTGCCGACGATTGTATCCTTACAATCTTCGCGACGGTTGGAGTCCacctttttgtgtttgataaTATTAATAGTGTTGGGATGGACGGGAAAGTCTACAACACTGCGGGTCATCCAGTACCTTTGGCCCGCCACTGTGAACGGATTGGCTATCACCAATAGTCCCGGGCGGGAAACAACTCtgtaaattttccaattcACCGGTGGATAGAACCCGGGAAATCCTGCTTCATGGTTCTGGGTACAACAAACCGGCTGAAATAGTTGGAATATGAGTTATCAACAGAGCAAATTGAGCTAATATATGAAACAAATACTTGTAAGTTGGGGTGATCGTCACCGATTATTACCACGTCCTTAAATGAAGGCTGTGGATTTTGGGATTTGTAGTATTTGAACGATGATACAAACATCATTGGTTGACCACTTGTGAAAAGGTTAACTTAAGTTAACCTCAACTACCTAGAATATTATGCTTGAACAAACTACACAAGATAGCCAGTTAAtgataaaatgtaaatataaACAATAAGCCTTTGCATTTATATTAACGAAAAATGTAACTGACAGCAACCAGAAAATGTTTAAGGGTATGATGCACCCTGTAGAAAATTCTATCTATTTTGTTATTGACTATCTTTAGACATACCAGATAGAATTGCCACAACGGACACACCTTTTAAATATGCTTAATTGTTAAAAGAGGAGCATTTGTGGCAATCAtatgaaaatcaaacatgaAGGCAGGATGTGTGTCCTAACACAATGTGGCTGATCACATTTTATTCAGGTGTAAACTGTACACACAAAttgttaatttattaatttaatcgTTTACACTTGTTTTACatgaatttgtttatttttttaacgaaaaaaattacatgtatttttttttattttttgtacaaaatatatatattttagtGACATCAGAATTCAAAACATGGCCGCGTTTGAAGCAGTATTTCAACCCTGCACGAATTCAATAACTGTCAAAGTTAATGCCGCATTGTCATCGATTCGGTTCATTGAAACAGACAGCATCGTtgctttgaatttattttacttccaGGTAATCTTTAATTTTAATACCATGCGTTAACCCTCCATTTTTCTACGAGTGTGATTGATATGTACTTACGATTAGTTGATTCACCAATTCTCATGTTTTGATCATTTCAGCTAGTTTCATTTTAGGCATTGAAATAGCAAACCCAAACACACCGTTTCATTCCACCACACCGTTTGGTATATCTACGTATAGAATTATATGTGCTGCAGAAAAAAACTGATAAGAACAGCATTTCACCATGAGCGAAGATTTAACTCCAAATGGTGTAGATGTTACCAAATATAGTTCCCTGCAGcatgatttttcattcattcataagAACGAATCTCTCATGAGAACCCTTCAAGGAATTGAGGATTTGTGCCAGCATG
This genomic interval from Anopheles nili chromosome X, idAnoNiliSN_F5_01, whole genome shotgun sequence contains the following:
- the LOC128729085 gene encoding nucleic acid dioxygenase ALKBH1, which produces MFVSSFKYYKSQNPQPSFKDVVIIGDDHPNLQPVCCTQNHEAGFPGFYPPVNWKIYRVVSRPGLLVIANPFTVAGQRYWMTRSVVDFPVHPNTINIIKHKKVDSNRREDCKDTIVGSWWEILQSFSDTSERRSFAKTLRWTTLGYQYDWTNKVYDEAKKEEFPPDLAQMVRFIAATIGYALFSPEAAIVNFYPVGSTLAGHTDHSEDDLSAPLFSLSFGQPAIFLIGGTDRLEQPDAILLRSGDIVVMTGASRHCYHAVPRICTLSDLRSVGIDCGNERWEKSENAGSLAQSDVAANNQPYGVQTNVSWKLLEEYIERSRININVRQVLAQNQVSLQRSVKCD